The Meles meles chromosome 15, mMelMel3.1 paternal haplotype, whole genome shotgun sequence genome contains the following window.
ACTTTTCTCACTGGGTAAAGTACTGACACACCTATCTTGAAGATAACGTAAAATAATGAACGCAGTTACTACTAAGATTTCAAGATAAGAGTAGCTACTATTACTGCTAATAAAAGCAAATCGTCCTTCACTTCGCCCTCCAGCTGGGGTAGTTGCACCCCGGCTCTGAGCGAGCCTAGTGGCTTCCGCTGCGAACAGAGCGGCGGTAGCAGCCCCTCTCAGGAAACCACCAGATCACCTCTTCCTGTGGCCTCGCCATGGCGACCTACGGACAGAGCTGCGTGCGGCCAGTGTGCATTCCTCCATCCTATGCTGACCTGGGCAAAGCTGCCAGAGATATTTTCAACAAaggatttggttttggtttggtgaAACTGGATGTGAAAACAAAGTCATGCAGTGGTGTATGAATTCTCAACGTCTGCTTCATCTAATACAGACACTGGTAAAGTTACTGGAACCTTGGAGACCAAATATAAATGGTGTGAGTATGGTCTGACTTTCACAGAAAAATGGAACACTGATAACACTCTGGGAACAGAAATCACAATTGCAGACCAGATTTGTCAAGGTTTGAAACTGACATTTGATACCACCTTGTCACCAAACACGGGAAAGAAAAGTGGTAAAATCAAGTCTTCTTACAAGAGGGAGTGTATAAACCTTGGTTGTGATGTTGACTTTGATTTTGCTGGACCTGCAATCCATGGTTCAGCTGTCTTTGGTTACGAAGGCTGGCTTGCTGGGTACCAGATGACTTTTGACAGTGCCAAATCAAAGCTGACAAGAAATAACTTTGCAGTGGGATACAGGACTGGGGACTTCCGACTACACACTAATGTCAGTGATGGGACAGAATTTGGAGGATCAATTTATCAAAAAGTATGTGAAGATGACACGTCAGCAAACCTTGCTTGGACATCAGGTACCAACAGCACTCGCTTTGGCATTGCAGCCAAGTACCAGTTGGATCCCACTGCTTCCATTTCTGCAAAAGTCAACAGCTCTAGTTTAACTGGAGTGGGTTACACTCAGACTCTGAGGCCTGGTGTCAAGCTTACACTGTCTGCTCTGACAGACGGGAAGAGCATTAATGCTGGAGGCCACAAACTTGGGCTTGTCCTGGAGTTGGAGGCTTAATCCAATTGAAAGAAACCTCTGGGAATGGATATCAGAAGATTTGGCCTTAATATATTTCCAGTGTGACCAGCAGGCTTTCCCCCCGTCCCCCAGGAAGGTGATCAAAACAAAGGATGATCTAAACAAGagctgtattttaaatatttagacagTCACTTGTTAGCTGGTTCCTAGTTGAATTGGTTATCTAGTTACCAATGCTGCAGTGGTACAGTCACCAATacattatttaaatgtatttaattattaaatgcgCTACCCACCAATGATGAAATAGACCTTTATgaaaactgtggaaaaaaaaaaaaaagcaaatcctaTTTTCACCACTATTAACAATTTTCCAGAAAAAGTCATctgataaataactaaataagagGCAAGAACCTCTTGGATCCTAAACTGGGGGGGAAATATCTATGAAGGAGATTTTGAGGATGACTGGATATTCTGACTATGCATTTTTAGATTATGTTTGTTTACTTAGGTGTGTTGTTGTTTGTGTGGCCACGTAGAAGAATATCCTTACTGCTGGGAGACGCACACTAAAGCATTCAGGGGTGAAATGTCATGATGTCTATAACTTATTTTCAAAGGATTGGTGGTGGGGGCGGACAGTAAAGCAAACATGGTATTACGGTATTAGTTAATGAAGGGTTATAGGGAATTCTATAATTCTTTTGTAAATCTGAACATTTTCAAAGCAAAAAGGTAGGGAGGAGAAAATAATCTTATGATTAAAGTTTAACCTAGGCTTATTTATATAAGTAGCAAACTTTGGTGATAAAACCTGTAAAGgcttaaaatgtttaatagtgaaatgttaaaaataagatatatacatTTTCCTGTTAACTCCTATGTCtaagattttatcatttttgtatcAGCCTAAATGCAGGTAAGAATTATGCaataaaggatataaaaattGCCATTGTAGTAAACCACTTTTTCTATTAAAAGATTATTAATCTCATGTAGAAGTCCTTCAATAAACCTGCTGAGTTTGCTTTTAAGTAAACAtcacacaataaaatattaattatctccatttttttatttagtgAGATAGGGAGATATGGATGGAAATAGAATTGCTAATTCTCCCCaagaaattatttggaaaagTGAGCAATGTGAGCAAATTTAACTTGGATCCTACATGTACACATTTTGAATTAAAAAGGAATAGATTCTTCTAAGGAAATAAGCAGATACATGCACAGTGGCAGAAACAATGCTGAGCATTCCCTACACTGCTTTCTTTCTGAGCACAAGACGAGAGTATTTCCCAGGCTCCTTTGCAGGCAAGTCAGAGACAAGAGTTCCAGTCCCACCTGGGTGGAAGTGATGTAGCCACTTCCAGGTCTGGCCCTTAAACGGGATTCTCTAGCTTCCCATCTGTGGCAACCTTGAAGGATGTGTCCAGACATCAGAGATACAAGCTGGAGAAGGACGACCTGACCCACATCCACCTTGGTGAGGGGACGGAACAAAGCTCTGCCGCTGCCTAGCTTTGGGAGCGGCTAACGTGGAACCCTGGCTCAGCCGTCACGGTGTCCTCCCCAAACCCACAAGATTCCCGATCACCGAGACTGTCCTAACTAAATGCATGCACTGAAAGGCATGTACCCAAGGTACCCAAGCTGTTCGCTATAGCACTTTcacattctatttatttgacagagagaacacgtGCACAtgcgtgcgcacaagcagggagagtggcagagggagagggagaagcaggctcaggatCCTGACActgggcccaatcccaggacgccgggatcatgaccagagccaaaggcggGCACTCAGCcgatgagtcacccaggcgcccccgtagcattttttatttcaaaaaattagaaacaaaaaaaaaaaaaagaacatcaatgGGAGATTGGTTGAGTAACCAGTACCATGTTTCAAGGAACCAACAGGCAGCATTTATTAAAAActttaggggcacgtgggtgactcagttggttaaacatctgcctttggctcaggtcatgatctcagggtcctgggaccaaggcccacctccagctccttgctcagcggggagcctgctgctccctcttcctctgcctgctgctctgctggCTTGTGTgctatcacataaataaataaaatatttttaacgaCCCTAATTTAGATCTTCATTTAttaatatggaaaaatgttcacattatacttaaagttttaaaaaatgcatgccagtgtatgttaactaaactgaatttttttagaaatttagaaaaaatgtgACAacgggtgtctgggtggctcagttgcttacgtggctgccttctgctgaggtcatgatcgcgcactcctgggatcaagtcctgtgtcgggGTCCCTGTTCAGAGAGGATCTTACttcaccctctctccctgcccctccccctcacttgtactctctttctctctcctccccccacaaaTACATAATCTTTCTAAAAAACTGCATGAGAACAAACTGTACATACTGTATGGTCCTAATGTTACAGGAAAAAGTACAAACACCTAAGTGTGCATACAGgtacagaaaaaaatttggaaggataCTCATCAAATGTTAACAATAGTTTTATCTCTCAGTAAGATTTCagatatattttctgaaaatttttgggagtactttttaaaataaaggtacattttaaaaatggactaaCTAAAAGAATAAGTAAATTTAAGACAACTAATTTGCCTATTTTGGAGTAAATGCTCATTTAATTTGTGCTAATTTTCTGACTCTTTCTGGTAAGCTAGACTCCCCACAACACTGACATTAGATGGTCTACATACTAGCAGACCAAAACAGACCGCAAGGCCAGAGACAGACTTCTCTTTCACAATGATGGACAAATGACTAGTGGCCATGCAAACTGGatgttattaaaatttatagtattgggacgcctgggtggctccattgttaagcatctgccttcagatcaggtcatgatcccatggtcctgggatcaagacccgcatggggcttcctgctcggcagggagcctgcttctccctcaccctctgccccacccccacccgcttgtgctctgtcaaaaattataatctttttaaaaaatttacagcaTTTATAGCACCAGCACGTGGTCTTAACCCAATCAGCACTCAGATACACATTAAACTTTCACTCTGACCAACCGTAATCACTGCTTCCCCACAGGTGCTGGTTCGGTGTCATGACCACCCAGAGTATTCTcatcttcctagaaacagaaGCTTCAATCCACAAACCTGCGgcaagtgttttgttttctggcttaGTGTAGGACACAGGATTATACATCTTGTACCAAGCGGCTAGTTTGGTTTCTACTGCTAGTACCTCAGTGGAAGAGCGGCCCAGGGCCCGAGTTTTTGTCTCCTCTTTTAACGGCTCAGAATAAAAACTATCGCCTTTTATTGATCTTGCATTTCCCGAGCGTCTAAGAAGGAACAGGAGAAATAAGACTTGACTTTGGCTTTAAGAACATTTACACTTATAGTAGGATtattaaagaaagaattaaaaaatgaatcaggagagaaagaaagtttTGCCTCCCGTTATCCACTTCACGTGTGACCTTCTTTCAGTTACGGCATTTCGAAATCCAGGGTGTATTTTACTACAGCCTCTCAGATGTGTAAAAAATATTACcttctttgtttataaaaaatcaactatggggcgcctgggtggctcagtggattaagccgctgccttcagctcaggtcatgatctcagagtcctgggatcgagccccgcatcgggctctctgctctgcagggagcctgcttcctcctctctctctgcctgcctctctgcctacttgtgatctctctctctgtcaaataaataaataaaatctttaaaaaaaaaaaaatcaactagtgctcacttcggcagcacatataataaaatagtaacgatacagagaagattagcatggctcCTGCAtaaggatgacatgcaaattcatAAAGcgttccatatttttaaaagcttttgcacagcaaaggaaacagttaacaaaacaaaaagacaaatgacagaacgggagaagatatttgcaaaggacctatcagataaagggctagtatccaaaatctataaggagcttagcaaactcaacacccaaagaacaaataatccaatcaagaaatgggcagaggacatgaacagacacttctgcaaagaagacatccagacggccaacagacatatgaaaaagtgctccacatcattcggcatcagggaaatacaaatcaaaaccacagtgagataccacctcacaccagtcagaatggctaaaattaacaaatcaggaaatgacagatgctggcgaggatgcagaggaaggggaaccctcctacactgttggtgggaatgcaagctggcgcagccactctggaaaacagcatggaggttcctcaaaaagttcaaaacagagctaccctacaacccagcaattgcactactgggtatttaccctaaagatacaaacgtactgatccgaaggggcacctgtaccccaatgtttgtagcagcaatgcccacaatagccaaactatggaaagagcctagatgtccatcaacagatgaatggataaagaagatgtggtatgtatatacaatggaatactatgcagccatcaaaagaaatgaaatcttgccatttgcgatgacgtggatagaactagagggtattatgcttagcgaaataagtcagtgggagaaagacaactatcatatgatctccctgatatgaggaagtggagatgcaacgtggggggtttagggggtaggagaagaataaatgaaacaagatgggattgggagggagacaaaccataagagactcttaatctcaaaacaaacagggttgcggtggggggcgggggggcgggcgtggtagggagagggtagtggggttatggacactggggaggtgatgtgctatggtgagtgctgtgaagtgtgtaaacctggcaattcacagacccgtacccctggggctactaatacgttatatgtttataaaaaatttttttaaattatttaaaaaaaatcatctaattcACTGGTAAAAACttcaaacacaaggaaaaaagaagtaaatataattaaagaCCTTTGTCTTCTTAAAACAACTGGGAAATGGCTTTTTTAacagcttcccccacccccccaaaaatgtaCATATAGATTTACCTCTATATTATATTCTGTGCCATCTGTGTTGATTCTTATTGTAATATCATCATCTCCTATGTGGGCTAGAACTCTAGAGTCAGGCTCaccttaagagaaaaagaaaaatccatcatTAAGAAATACttacatcaaaaaataaactaTGCACTAGTGTCAAAAATCAACAGAGTCCTTCATCAGAGTGGAGTGTGCCTAGGTTCTGTAGAAATCAGCCACAAAGAAACAGAGGCCCCAGTAAGCAGCAAGACAGTCACATTTCCAAGAGTAGCCTCAATTCATCTGaaacctttctctttccctcaatcTTCTTGTAAAAATTACCTAGTGTGTTAtagaacaaaatcaaaaacaaacatgTAGATGTTCTTCCGAAATAACATCACTTATTACTGGTTAAGAAAGAACTaagagaagggcgcctgggtggctcagttgattaaacatccaATACTTGATTTTAGCtcggtcatgatctaagggttgtgagatcaagcccccacaggctctgcgctcggtgtggagcctgcttaggattctctctcttcctctgcctctgccccctccaccccctcctcaaaaaaaaaaaaaaaaaaaaaaaaaagagagagagagagaacgaataAACTAAGAGGAGGG
Protein-coding sequences here:
- the LOC123925952 gene encoding LOW QUALITY PROTEIN: voltage-dependent anion-selective channel protein 2-like (The sequence of the model RefSeq protein was modified relative to this genomic sequence to represent the inferred CDS: deleted 1 base in 1 codon), translating into MATYGQSCVRPVCIPPSYADLGKAARDIFNKGFGFGLVKLDVKTKSCSGVEFSTSASSNTDTGKVTGTLETKYKWCEYGLTFTEKWNTDNTLGTEITIADQICQGLKLTFDTTLSPNTGKKSGKIKSSYKRECINLGCDVDFDFAGPAIHGSAVFGYEGWLAGYQMTFDSAKSKLTRNNFAVGYRTGDFRLHTNVSDGTEFGGSIYQKVCEDDTSANLAWTSGTNSTRFGIAAKYQLDPTASISAKVNSSSLTGVGYTQTLRPGVKLTLSALTDGKSINAGGHKLGLVLELEA